Proteins from a genomic interval of Rhodothermus marinus:
- the fliG gene encoding flagellar motor switch protein FliG: protein MANATKQQAQEVPEMTQHNMTGAQKAAVLLIAMGTQAASKVLKHLRDEEVEKISIEIARMRNVSADVVEAVLLDYRDSAMAHDYIAQGGLQFAREALEAALGPRRAEEILMRVEAAMEVSAFHLLQTVETAQLVNFIQNEHPQTAALILAHLNARKAADIISNLPEELRTEIIYRLATMGKTSPELLRDIEDVIRQHISSVFGAELSASGGVEKVAEILNSSSRTVERAVLEALRERDPELATSVKALMFTFDDLVHISDRDMQRLLTEVDQKDIALALKAASGELKEKILRNVSERAAQMIQEELELMGPVRVRDVDEAQRRILETAQRLEEQEEITLSRNSQEMVI, encoded by the coding sequence ATGGCAAACGCCACCAAACAGCAGGCGCAGGAAGTCCCCGAAATGACGCAGCACAACATGACCGGCGCCCAGAAGGCGGCGGTGCTGCTCATCGCCATGGGGACGCAGGCGGCCAGCAAGGTGCTCAAGCACCTGCGTGATGAAGAGGTCGAAAAGATCTCGATCGAAATTGCGCGCATGCGCAACGTAAGTGCCGATGTCGTTGAGGCCGTCCTGCTGGACTATCGCGACTCGGCCATGGCCCACGATTACATCGCGCAGGGAGGCCTCCAATTTGCTCGTGAGGCACTGGAGGCCGCGCTGGGTCCTCGCCGTGCCGAGGAAATTCTCATGCGCGTCGAAGCGGCCATGGAGGTTTCGGCCTTCCACCTGTTGCAGACCGTCGAGACCGCCCAGCTGGTCAACTTCATTCAGAACGAGCATCCGCAGACGGCCGCGCTGATTCTGGCCCACCTGAACGCGCGCAAGGCCGCCGACATCATCTCCAATCTCCCGGAAGAACTGCGTACCGAAATCATCTATCGGCTGGCCACCATGGGCAAGACGTCGCCCGAGCTGCTGCGCGACATCGAGGACGTGATTCGTCAGCATATCAGTTCGGTTTTCGGTGCCGAGCTGAGCGCGTCGGGTGGCGTGGAAAAAGTGGCCGAAATTCTCAACAGCAGCAGCCGCACCGTCGAGCGGGCCGTGCTGGAGGCGCTGCGCGAGCGCGATCCGGAGCTGGCTACTTCGGTCAAGGCGCTGATGTTCACCTTCGACGACCTGGTGCACATCAGCGACCGCGACATGCAGCGGCTGCTGACCGAGGTCGATCAGAAGGACATCGCGCTGGCACTCAAGGCAGCCTCCGGCGAACTGAAAGAAAAGATTCTGCGCAACGTCAGCGAACGCGCCGCCCAGATGATCCAGGAGGAGCTGGAGTTGATGGGACCGGTGCGCGTGCGCGATGTCGACGAGGCGCAGCGCCGCATCCTCGAAACCGCCCAGCGGCTCGAAGAACAGGAGGAGATTACGCTTTCGCGCAACAGTCAGGAAATGGTCATCTGA